In Thermococcus chitonophagus, the genomic stretch AAGCATGTGATCACTAATCACATATCTCACTAAAAACTTTGTGATTACTAATCACATATTTCATGACAACCAATTATATCAACTCAAGCCTTTAACTTTTCGAGAAGAGTTGGTGCGGGGGCGGGGATTTGAACCCCGGAACCCCTACGGGACGGGACCCTCAATCCCGCGCCTTTGACCAGGCTCGGCAACCCCCGCTCCGTCCCGTCGAATACTCCTTAAAATAGATCTTATAAACTTTTCGCACTTTGACGAAACCATTAAGAGGCTTCCATTTTAGATCCACCGGGGATAAAAATGATAGTTAGGACACCAAAAAGGCTCCACCTCGGAATTATAGATCCAAGTGGCGATTTAGGAAGGAGATTTGGAAGTATAGGCTTGGCTTTGGATGGAGGATATGAAATAAAGATTACTCCCGCAGGCGGTTTAAGCATCGAGGCTAATGAAGAAGACAGGAAGGTTATAGAGAAGGTAGTTGAGGAGATAAACCTTCACTATGAGACCGGTGTGGACTTCCACATAGAAGTAAGGAGGAGCATTCCAAGGCACGTTGGCCTTGGCTCGACCACACAGCTCGCCCTGGGCATTGCCTCTGGGATTTTAAAGCTTGCAAAGATGGAAGTTCCAATAGAGGAGGTTGCAAAGATTTTGGGAAGGGCCAAAGAAAGCGGAGCTGGGTTGTATACCTTCAAATATGGAGGATTAGTAATAGATGGGGGAGTCAAGGACTCAATACCACCCCTTATTGTGAGGCACGAGTTCCCCGAGGATTGGGCCTTCATCCTCGTAATCCCCAGGATAAGGAGGGGCTTAAGTGAGGAGGAAGAGAGCGAAATACTGGCTGAGAAGTTCGGAGATCCGCAGGCTGGAAGAGAGATAACGTACAGGATCATCTTTGGCCTTCTCCCAGCCCTCGTGGAGAGGAACATAGAGGAGTTTGGGAGGCACCTCAGCGAAATCCAAATGCTCGTGGGGAAACACTTCAGCGCCTTTCAAGGAGGAACGTTCAGGGAGGACATTAGGATGATAGTTGATGAGCTGAATAGGATAACCTATGGAGCAGGTCAGAGCAGCTGGGGCCCCACTGTCTATGGCCTCATAAGAAAGGAGGAGTTCGGTAAAGTTAAGGCTAGACTTTTGGACTTCCTTGAGGATCAGGGAATAAAGACTGAGGTCGAGCTTGGTGTTCCAAGGAACAAGGGAGCCGAAGTCCTGGGAGAGAACTTGTTCCTAGAGAGGCTGATAAGTGGTGTAAAATGATAGTTGAACTGATAAAAGAAATAGGAATAGATGGAGCTAGGTACATAGAGGAGAACCTCGATGAGCAGTTTCAGGCTTTGAAGTACTTAAGCGAACATCAAGACAGTGAACTTTTTATAAAGCTTGTAGTGGCCAATGCACTAATTAGTTATCAGCTCACTGGAAGAGGGGAGCAGTGGTGGTGGGAGTTTGCCAAGTACTTCTCGAACCTTGAAGTTACTTCACTCTATGAGGCCTATTCAAATTTCCTCCCCACTTCTAGATACAACAGGAGGCTAGTAGGGCAGAAGCTGAGGCGGATAAAAAGGGTGGAGGGCTTTTTAAATTCTCTCTCCCTGGGTGAGCTCAGGGAGTACTATGGGGATATGAGGAGCTTCTGGCTTGCACTCGCAAAGGTGGTGGAGTCTGAAAAAGAAAAGAAGACGATAGTCTTCGCCGTGAAGATGTTTGGGTATGCCTCGAGGATCGCGTTCTCAGAGTTTATCCCCTACCCCATGGAGATCCCAATCCCAGAGGACGTTAGGATAATCAAGGTTACCAGAAAGCTAACCCAGGAAAACCCCAGGAAGTTCTGGAGGGAAGTTGCAAGGCAGACTGGCGTGCCTCCCCTCCATATAGATTCGATAATCTGGCCGATACTTGGTGGTGCCGATATTAGCAGGGCTCCTAAGCCCCTCCGTTTTAAGCTCCTCAAACTTTACAAGCTCATTAAATAATTAAACTTATTAATCCAAATCGGAATTATTCCTGGGGAGTTGCATGATAATAGTCGAGAACCTCAGGAAGGTTTTCGGTTCAACTGAAGCAGTGAAGGGAATAAGCTTTAGGATTGATAACGGTGAAATCTATGGCTTACTCGGGCCAAATGGTAGTGGAAAATCGACCACGATGAGAATTTTGGCTGGAATAACGGCTCCCACAAGCGGAAAGGTCATCGTTGAGGGCATAGATGTAAGTAAAGATCAGCTTAGGGTTAAGGAGATCACAGGATACGTTCCAGAGACTCCAGCTTTGTATGAGAGCCTAACCCCCTCGGAGTTCTTCAGCTTCATAGGGAGTATAAGGAGAATTCCCCAGGATGTGCTCGAGGAAAGAGTTGACAAGCTCGTGAAGGCCTTCGGCATTGAAGAATATATGAACCACCTCATAGGAACTTTAAGCTTTGGAACGAGGCAGAAAGTGTCCCTAATTTCCGCATTGTTACATGATCCGAAAGTCCTCATACTCGATGAAGCTATGAATGGCCTTGATCCTAAAAGCGGCAGGATATTTAGGGAGCTCTTAATGGAATTCAAGAAGGAAGGCAAGGTAATAGTATTCTCCACCCACATCCTCGCACTCGCCGAGATAATCTGTGATAGGATAGGCCTCCTCTACCAAGGAAGAATTATTGCAGAAGGCACTGTAGATGATCTCAAAAAGCTTGCAGAGGAGGAAAGTCTGGAGGATGTGTTCTTAAAGCTCACTCAAGCGAAGGAAGAGGTTTCACTACTAGTTTCAGCGCTGAAGGAGGCGCTGTGATGCTGTGGAAGATAATAAAGATCCTCTATAGGGAAGTGCACTACCAAATGCTTAAGGAGAACGTCACAATATCCTCTAATAAAAAGAAGTTTGAGGACTCGCTAAAGTGGCAGGCCAACATAAAACTTGGCTTGGGTCTCCAGGTCTTCTGGATGCTTGTAATGGGAGTCCTCTTTG encodes the following:
- a CDS encoding beta-ribofuranosylaminobenzene 5'-phosphate synthase family protein; translated protein: MIVRTPKRLHLGIIDPSGDLGRRFGSIGLALDGGYEIKITPAGGLSIEANEEDRKVIEKVVEEINLHYETGVDFHIEVRRSIPRHVGLGSTTQLALGIASGILKLAKMEVPIEEVAKILGRAKESGAGLYTFKYGGLVIDGGVKDSIPPLIVRHEFPEDWAFILVIPRIRRGLSEEEESEILAEKFGDPQAGREITYRIIFGLLPALVERNIEEFGRHLSEIQMLVGKHFSAFQGGTFREDIRMIVDELNRITYGAGQSSWGPTVYGLIRKEEFGKVKARLLDFLEDQGIKTEVELGVPRNKGAEVLGENLFLERLISGVK
- a CDS encoding N-glycosylase/DNA lyase, giving the protein MIVELIKEIGIDGARYIEENLDEQFQALKYLSEHQDSELFIKLVVANALISYQLTGRGEQWWWEFAKYFSNLEVTSLYEAYSNFLPTSRYNRRLVGQKLRRIKRVEGFLNSLSLGELREYYGDMRSFWLALAKVVESEKEKKTIVFAVKMFGYASRIAFSEFIPYPMEIPIPEDVRIIKVTRKLTQENPRKFWREVARQTGVPPLHIDSIIWPILGGADISRAPKPLRFKLLKLYKLIK
- a CDS encoding ABC transporter ATP-binding protein, with amino-acid sequence MIIVENLRKVFGSTEAVKGISFRIDNGEIYGLLGPNGSGKSTTMRILAGITAPTSGKVIVEGIDVSKDQLRVKEITGYVPETPALYESLTPSEFFSFIGSIRRIPQDVLEERVDKLVKAFGIEEYMNHLIGTLSFGTRQKVSLISALLHDPKVLILDEAMNGLDPKSGRIFRELLMEFKKEGKVIVFSTHILALAEIICDRIGLLYQGRIIAEGTVDDLKKLAEEESLEDVFLKLTQAKEEVSLLVSALKEAL